A section of the Phaseolus vulgaris cultivar G19833 chromosome 8, P. vulgaris v2.0, whole genome shotgun sequence genome encodes:
- the LOC137826133 gene encoding uncharacterized protein: MEAARVGVVVEGGNGNNVKLLQQKSQQAQLGTVSQLLAGGLSGAFAKTCTAPLARLTILFQVQGMHFDMATLSKPSIWGEASRIVNEEGFRAFWKGNLVTIAHRLPYSAVNFYAYERFKNLLHIFMGENHRGNTSADLFVHFVGGGLSGITSATVTYPLDLVRTRLAAQRSAIYYRGISHAFNTICREEGFSGFYKGLGATLLGVGPSIAISFSVYEGLRSFWQSRRPDDSPVIVSLASGSLSGVASSTATFPLDLVRRRMQLEGAGGRARVYNTSLFGTFKHILQNEGLRGLYRGILPEYYKVVPSVGIVFMTYETLKVFLSSSPS, encoded by the exons ATGGAAGCAGCGCGAGTGGGTGTGGTGGTTGAAGGTGGGAACGGGAACAATGTGAAATTGTTGCAGCAGAAGAGTCAGCAAGCACAACTGGGAACGGTGTCTCAGCTTCTCGCCGGTGGACTATCCGGTGCTTTTGCCAAGACATGCACTGCTCCACTTGCACGCCTCACCATCCTTTTTCAG GTTCAAGGTATGCATTTTGATATGGCAACATTGAGCAAACCTAGCATTTGGGGTGAGGCTTCACGTATTGTCAATGAAGAAGGATTTAGAGCATTTTGGAAAGGCAATTTGGTGACCATAGCTCATCGTCTCCCTTATTCTGCAGTCAATTTCTATGCTTATGAACGCTTCAAGAAT CTATTGCATATATTTATGGGGGAGAATCATCGAGGAAATACCAGTGCAGATCTCTTTGTGCACTTTGTGGGTGGTGGTTTGTCTGGCATAACATCTGCTACAGTTACATATCCTTTGGATTTGGTGAGAACACGACTTGCAGCACAG AGAAGTGCCATTTACTACAGGGGCATCTCACATGCTTTTAATACCATTTGCAGAGAAGAAGGGTTCTCAGGTTTCTACAAGGGACTTGGAGCTACATTGTTG GGTGTTGGACCCAGCATAGCTATAAGCTTTTCTGTTTATGAAGGCTTACGTTCTTTTTGGCAGTCCCGAAG gCCAGATGATTCTCCTGTCATCGTCAGTCTCGCTAGTGGCAGTCTTTCAGGTGTTGCATCGTCAACAG CAACATTTCCTTTGGATCTTGTAAGACGCAGGATGCAGTTGGAGGGAGCTGGTGGTCGGGCACGTGTCTATAATACCAGTTTATTTGGGACATTTAAGCACATTCTTCAGAATGAAGGACTACGTGGTTTGTACAGAGGCATTTTGCCTGAGTACTACAAGGTTGTTCCCAGCGTGGGCATTGTCTTTATGACATATGAGACATTGAAGGTGTTTCTATCAAGCAGTCCAAGTTAA